The Stutzerimonas stutzeri DNA window TCGCCAGCCTTTTGCCATTGCTGGAAAAACTCACCACCGGCAAAACCGCGCAACTACTCGCACCAAACTACTCCGATCTTAACGATCCCAGGCCCATTTTCGACTGGATGCAAATCGTCCGCAAAAGAGCGGTGGTCTATATCGGCCTTGATGCCCTGTCGGATGCGGAAGTTGCCGCTGCAGTCGGCAACTCGATGTTCGCTGACCTGGTATCGGTCGCCGGCCATATCTACAAATTTGGCATCGACGACGGGCTGCCCGGCGCAACAGCAGGAGCACGAGTCCCTATCAACGTCCATGCGGACGAGTTCAATGAGCTGATGGGTGATGAGTTCGTGCCACTCGTCAACAAGGGTGGCGGCGCGGGATTACAGATTACCGCCTATACGCAGACGCTCTCTGACATCGAAGCCCGTCTCGGCAACCGCGCAAAAGCTGGCCAAGTTATCGGCAACTTCAACAATCTGTTCATGCTGAGAGTGCGTGAAACCGCGACCGCCGAGCTACTCACCCGGCAACTTCCAAAAGTGGACGTCTACACCACGACGCTGGTCAGCGGAGCTACTGACAGCTCCGATGTTCAAGGGCAGACGGACTTCACCTCCAATGCGCAGGATCGCATCAGCACTGCGAGCGTGCCGATGATCGAACCCGCCCACGTGGTGGGCTTGCCAAAAGGTCAGGCCTTTGCCTTGTTGCAAGGCGGCCAGCTCTGGAAAATTCGCATGCCGCTGCCGGTACCCGACCCTGACGAAATCATGCCCAAGGACCTCCAGCAGCTTGCAGGTTACATGCGCCAGCACTATGCCGAGGCCAGCGACTGGTGGGAGAACCAGGGCATTCCCGGTCTACAGGATCAACCACTCCCCGACGACCTGCTAGATGGCTTCCGCCACCCCGCCACCACCGAGACACGCACCGCCGAGCCACGTCCATGAAGGACCCAGCCAGCACCACGCAACGCGAACAAAGCCGCCAGCGAGGCTTGCTCTCAAGCATCGCCACCCTGCCGTTGCGTATGCTCGGCGTGTTGATCGGCTCGCTTCTGATGTCGATCATTATCGAGTGCGTCGGCATGCACTTGTTCTGGTCTGAACAGGGCTGGCGTCACTCCCAAAGCATGCTTGACTACGAACTGAACCACCTTTCCAGCCACTTCACCCGAAGCGCGGTGGTACAGGAGCCAGGCCGTACCGCGCGCCTGTTGGTCGATGGAGCCTACGAATGGATTTTCGTGAAGACCGGACTGCTCGACTGGATGGGCCAAGCATCGGCACTCGCCCGTGCGCCCAGCCATAGTGGCGCACGGGACATCCGCCACTGCATCAGCCAGATCTACGTTTGGAGCGAGAACTATCTGATCGCCGCGGCATTCACGACGCTGACATTCGTCGTCCGCCTGCTGGTCCTGATGCTGACGCTGCCCCTGTTCCTCATGGCTGCCTTCGTCGGCCTCATCGACGGACTGGTGCGGCGTGACATCCGCAAATTCGGTGCGGGCCGCGAATCGGGCTTCGTCTACCACCGTGCCAAGGCGAGTCTGATGCCGCTGGCGATCCTGCCGTGGATCATCTACCTCACCCTGCCCGTCAGCGTACATCCGCTGCTGATATTGCTGCCGAGCGCGGCGCTGCTCGCCCTGGCTGTGAACATCACCGCAGCCAGTTTCAAGAAATATTTGTGAGTCGCTAATCAGTGGATAGTGGCACTTGAGCCCACCAGTAATAGGGGTACGCACAGATTCCCATTGTTTAGGGTATTGCCACGGGTTTACCGAGAGCATTCCGCCATTCCTCGCAAATCGTGGACTGGCCAATGTCGATGCAACCTCTCCCACCAGCCGATAGGCATCACGCGCCCGGCCTGACCTTCGCACTGCTGCTCGGCCTGTGTTTTTCTGCACATGCCAGCGCCGACGATGCCACGTTCGAGCACGCACGGCTCGCAGCCGCGCTGCGCCAGCTCGACAGCATCGAACGGCTTGTCGCACAACAAACCGCGCAGCAGCGGGACGAACGCGCCCGCTACCACTTCGACTACGCCCGTCTGACCGCTGACCTTGAGCGCGTGCGCGCCGGCATCCACGACTACCTCACCCCAACGCGTGCGCAACCGCGCGACCCCGCCCTGCTGCTTGGCGACTACCGCCAGTCTACCGCCGCCCTCGAACCGCTGGTCACGCCATGAACGCCGCTCAAACCG harbors:
- a CDS encoding RAQPRD family integrative conjugative element protein, which encodes MSMQPLPPADRHHAPGLTFALLLGLCFSAHASADDATFEHARLAAALRQLDSIERLVAQQTAQQRDERARYHFDYARLTADLERVRAGIHDYLTPTRAQPRDPALLLGDYRQSTAALEPLVTP
- a CDS encoding TIGR03747 family integrating conjugative element membrane protein, producing the protein MKDPASTTQREQSRQRGLLSSIATLPLRMLGVLIGSLLMSIIIECVGMHLFWSEQGWRHSQSMLDYELNHLSSHFTRSAVVQEPGRTARLLVDGAYEWIFVKTGLLDWMGQASALARAPSHSGARDIRHCISQIYVWSENYLIAAAFTTLTFVVRLLVLMLTLPLFLMAAFVGLIDGLVRRDIRKFGAGRESGFVYHRAKASLMPLAILPWIIYLTLPVSVHPLLILLPSAALLALAVNITAASFKKYL
- the traD gene encoding type IV conjugative transfer system coupling protein TraD, with product MAQDHAIEVLLRPAVELHTVVVCAAAAFLSLVAPWSLALSPAIGLGSAVAFLAFGTIRLRDALVILRYRRNIRRLPRAGREHEFYVFHLGWPDFSARYNAVGRFGRISEVATRIAGQLSGEGNSVAFREFAWRFVNIIARALVELGQRPDYLLIQRHVVNIDALFIEYAQHYFAKHEPKAWEIIVQLESRLNDKNIPRNMIGREKRVVALEQYLSQVRTYDPVLDGLRSAVRYDRTYFDKIVASLLPLLEKLTTGKTAQLLAPNYSDLNDPRPIFDWMQIVRKRAVVYIGLDALSDAEVAAAVGNSMFADLVSVAGHIYKFGIDDGLPGATAGARVPINVHADEFNELMGDEFVPLVNKGGGAGLQITAYTQTLSDIEARLGNRAKAGQVIGNFNNLFMLRVRETATAELLTRQLPKVDVYTTTLVSGATDSSDVQGQTDFTSNAQDRISTASVPMIEPAHVVGLPKGQAFALLQGGQLWKIRMPLPVPDPDEIMPKDLQQLAGYMRQHYAEASDWWENQGIPGLQDQPLPDDLLDGFRHPATTETRTAEPRP